The genomic region AGACCGTCGACGCCACCCAGGTCCACGAAGGCACCGAAGTTGACGATCGAGGACACGACGCCCTTGCGGATCTGGCCCTTCTGCAGGGTGTTGAGGAAGGTCTGGCGGACCTCGGACTGGGTCTGCTCCAGCCAGGCGCGACGGGACAGGACCACGTTGTTGCGGTTCTTGTCCAGCTCGATGATCTTCGCTTCGAGCTCGCGGCCGACGTAGGGCTGCAGGTCGCGGACACGGCGCATCTCGACCAGGGAGGCGGGCAGGAAGCCGCGCAGACCGATGTCGAGGATGAGACCGCCCTTGACGACCTCGATGACCGTGCCGGTGACGACACCGTCCTCTTCCTTGATCTTCTCGATCGTGCCCCAGGCGCGCTCGTACTGCGCGCGCTTCTTGGACAGGATCAGACGGCCTTCCTTGTCCTCCTTCTGGAGAACGAGGGCTTCGACCTGATCGCCGACGGCAACGACCTCACCGGGGTCGACGTCGTGCTTGATCGACAGTTCCCGAGAGGGAATCACACCCTCGGTCTTGTAGCCGATGTCGAGCAAGACCTCGTCTCGATCGACCTTCACGATGGTGCCCTCGACAATGTCACCGTCGTTGAAGTACTTGATGGTCTCGTCGATCGCCGCGAGGAAGGCTTCCTCGGACCCGATGTCGTTGACCGCTACCTGGGGTGTCGAGGTGGCCTCGGTGCTGCTCGTCATTTGTGGGTGGACTCCGGATACGGACAGGTTCAGAAAATGGGCACGTCTAGGGTTCGAGCCCGTCGATCCGTCGTCCAGAAGAGAGAAGCAGGGCCACGGGGGGACGAACCGCCCATGACCACCAGCCGCCGGGTCCAGAGTGTTGACCGAAGCGGTGCGACCTCACCATCACCCAAGGAGACGGCAGACGCCCGCACGAACCCACAACGCTCCCGCCAGAATATGAGACAAGGGCGTCCTGGTCAATCGGAACCCAGGACCGCCAACCCGGCGTAGGCCTCAATGGCGGCAATTTACCCGAGCATGGTGGTCGAGATCAACCGCGCACACGCCCACGTCCGCACGGGTCCGCGCCCGCTCGCCGGCACCGCGCGGACGGCGCGGGAAAAGAACCGGAAAAAGTCGCGGCCGACCGGCCGCGGGGACCCGGCGGGTCACTCCATCGGGGGCCGCGAACGCGCCCGCTTGATCTCCCCGCGGCGCCGCTTGGCGTCCAGCCGGCGCCGCTTGGCGCCACGGCTCGGCCGTGTGGCACGGCGTTCCCGCGTCGGCGGCGCCATCGCCTCGGCCAACAGGGCCGCCATCCGCTCCCGGGCCTCGGCACGGTTGCGCACCTGCGACCGGTGGGTCTGCACCGACACCGTCAGCACCCCGTCCACCAGCCGCCCGGACAGCCGTTCCAGCGCCCGCGCGCGCCGGGTGGACCCCAGCGCGGCGCACCCCGCCACGTCCAACGACAGCGACACACGCGTGTCCGAGGTGTTGACGTGCTGCCCGCCAGGGCCGGAGGAACGAGAGAAGCGCCACACCAGGGCGTCCGCGGGGACGGTCACCGAACCGATCGTCAGGCCTTCTCCGACGGTCACCGCCCCCACCTCGCTTCCGCTCCTGCCGGAGCCTCGCAGTCTCCTCTGCACCAGGGCTCCGGACGCGGAGAACAGGGTTCTTCGTCGTCGACTCGCCTGGCTCGCACGCTCGCCGGCGGCAACGTCTCCTCCTGCAGAACCCTGTGCGCCCTCCGCTGACCCGCGCCCGCTCAGTGCGCGGCGTCGTGCCAGTTCTGGCCCCGCCCGACCGACACGCCCAGCGGGACACGCAGATCATAGGCCGTGCCCATCTCGTGCGCCACGAGGTTTTCGACCGCCTCACGCTCACCCGGGGCGATCTCCACGATGAGCTCGTCGTGCACCTGCAGCAGGACCCGCGACGCGTGCCCGCCCTCGGTCAGCGCCGCGTCCACCTGCAGCATCGCCACCTTGATGATGTCGGCCGCCGACCCCTGGATCGGAGCGTTGAGCGCCATGCGCTCCGCCATGTCCCGGCGCTGGCGGTTGTCGCTCGTCAGATCCGGCAGATAGCGGCGCCGCCCCATGATCGTCTCGGTGTAGCCCACCTTGCGCGCCTCGTCCACGACCGAGCGCAGGTAGTCGCGTACCCCGCCGAACTCCGCGAAGTAGTCCTCCATGAGCTTCTTGGCCTCGTCGGGGGCGATCCCCAGCTGCTGCGACAGCCCGTAGGCGCTCAGCCCGTACGCCAGCCCGTAGCTCATGGCCTTGATCTTCGAGCGCGCCTCGGCGTCCACGGCCTCCACGTCGAGGCCGAACACCCGTGCCGCCATCTGCGCGTGGAAGTCGTACCCGCTGTTGAACGCCTCGATCAGCGCCGGCTCCTGCGACAGGTGCGCCATGATCCGCAGCTCGATCTGGCTGTAGTCGGCCGTCAGCAGCTCCTCGAACCCCTCACCGACCACGAACGCCCGCCGGATCCGCCGCCCCACGTCCGTGCGCACCGGGATGTTCTGCAGGTTCGGGTCCGTGGAACTGAGCCGCCCCGTCGCCGCCACCGTCTGGTTGTAGGTCGTGTGGATGCGGCCGTCGTCGCCGACGGTCTTGATGAGGCCCTCGACCGTCGTGCGCAGCTTGGTCTGGTCCCGGTGCCGCAACAGCTGCTTGGGCAGCTCGTGGCCGGTCTCCTGCTCCAGCCACGCCAGCGCGTCGGCGTCCGTGGTGTACCCGGTCTTGATCTTCTTCGTCTTGGGCAGCCCCAGCTCCTCGAACAGCACCTGCTGCAGCTGCTTGGGCGAACCCAGGTTGAACTCGCGGCCCACCACCCGGTGCGCCTCCTCCACCGCCAGGCGGGCCGCCGCGGCGAACTCGCCCTGCAGCTCCTCCAGATAGGCGCGGTCGGCGGCGACGCCCACGCGCTCCATCTTCGCCAGCACGTCCACCAGCGGCAGCTCCACACCGTGCAGCAGGTGCGTCCCGCCCCGCTTGTCCAGCTCGGCCGAGAGCACGGCCGCCAGGTCGCGGGTGGCCGCCGCGCGCACCGCCAGCTCGTGCGCCCGCCCCGAGGGCTCCTCCGCCGACCCCAGGTCCAGCGTCATCTGGGCCCCGTCGCCGCCCTCCTGGAGCTCGCGCCCCAGGTACTTGCGGGCCAGGTCGACCAGGTCGAACCGGCGCTGCCCGGGCTGGACCAGGTACGCGGCCAGCGCGGTGTCGCTGACCACCCCGCGCAGGGCCCACCCGTGCTCGCCCAGGGCCAGCAGCGCGCCCTTGTACTCGTGCACCGACTTGGGCCGCTCCGCGTCGCCCAGGAACGCCGCCAGCGCCTCGGTGTCGGCGGCGTCCATCGCCGTGGGGTCGGCGTACACCGCCGCGCCGCCGGGCACACAGATCGCGAGCCCGTCCACACGCCCGGTCCCCTGCCCCCACACGCCCTCGATCGCCAGGCCCGCGGGAGCGGCCTCCGTCACACCCTCGGCCGAGGCGTGGCGCACCAGCCACGCCGCCAGCTCGCCGGTCCCCGCCACGGTGAGGTCGATCTCGAAGCCGTCCTCGGCGCCGGCCGCGGCCGCGTCGGGCTCCTCCTCCCCCGTGCGCAGCACCGCGTAGAGGCGCTCACGCAGGTTGGAGGCGAACTCCAGGTTGTCGAACAGGGCGTCGATCCCCGCACGGTCGGCCTCGCCCATGACCAGGTCGGCGGCGGTCACCCCCAGCTCCACGTCGGTGGCCAGCTCGTTCAGCCGCTGGTTGCGCAGCACGTCGTCCAGGTGGTCGCGCAGGTTCTGCCCGGCCTTGCCCTTGATCTCGTCGGCGTGCGCGATCAGCTCCTCCAGGGACCCGTACTTCTCGATCCACTTGGCCGCCGTCTTGGGCCCCACCCCCGGCACGCCCGGCAGGTTGTCGGCCTTCTCCCCCACCAGAGCCGCCAGGTCGCGATACCGCCGCGGGCTCACCCCGTACTTCTCCTGGACCGCCTCCGGCGTCATCCGCCGCAGGTCCGACAGGCTCTTGCCCGGGTACAGGACCGTGCACGCCTCCGTCACCAGCTGGAAGGCGTCCCGGTCACCGGAGGCGATCAGTACCTCCATGCCCGCCTCGCCGCCCATGTGCGCCAGCGTCGCGATGACGTCGTCGGCCTCGAACCCCGGCGCCGACAGGTTGGCCACACCGACCAGCCGCATCAGGTCCTGGGTCAGCGGCACCTGGGAGGGGAACTCCTGCGGCGTGTCCGAACGGCCGTCCTTGTACTCCGCGTACTCCTCGTGCCGGAACGTGGGCCCCGACAGGTCCCACGCCACCGCCACATGCGTGGGCTCCTCGTCGCGCAGCAGCTTCACCAGCATCGACGCGAAACCGTAGACGGCGTTCGTCGACTGTCCGGTGCTCGTGCCGAACTTGTCCACCGGTAGCGCGAAGAACGCGCGGAAGGCCATCGAGTGGCCGTCCAGGAGGAGCAGGCGCGGGCGCTGCCCGCCGCCACCGCCGGAGGAGGCCGCACTGCCGGCCCCGGCACTGGCCTGGGATGTCTGGTCGGGGGTCTCTCGCTTGGTCACCACACACCGAATCCTAGGATGCGAAGCAGACACTCCGCGGACATCCGCACCAGAACACCGACCGTGCCGCCGCCGGCACACCGCCGCGCCCGGGCACACCACCCACAGGAAGGGTTCCCATGACCACAGAATCCGAGACCCGCTCGCTCCTCGACACGGGCGCCCTCGCCGGAGGACTCGGACAGCGGATGGGGATCGAGATCTCCGAGGCCTCGGCCGAGCGCGTCGTGGGCCGCATGCCCGTGGACGGCAACACCCAGCCCTTCGGACTCCTGCACGGAGGCGCCTCCTGCGTACTGGCCGAGTCCCTCGGCTCCGTCGGCGCCACCCTGCACGCCCAGCAGTTCGACCGCGTGGCCGTCGGCATCGAGATCAACGCCACCCACCACCGCTCGGCCACGCGGGGCCACGTCACCGGAACCGCCGTCCCCGTCCACCAGGGCCGCACCCTGTCCACGTGGGACATCACCATCACCGACGACGAGGGCCGCAAGGTGTGCACCTCACGGCTCACCTGCATGCTCCGCGAACTGCCCCAGGGCTGACCGCGGCCCACCGCGACCACCCGCCCGCGCACCCGGCCGGCACCGCGCCCGCCCCCCGAACCGCCTTGACGGCCGGGCTCCGCCATGCCCGCGCATCGCGACAGTTCGCAATGCTCCGTGTGCGCCCCGTTCCCTTCTGTCCAGGGAGAACACCCCGCAGACCTCAGATGACTACAGAGCCATAACAGCATGACGGCGAGTCGGCACCAACGGTCCGACAACGCTTCCGAGCTCGGACGATCCGTGATTAAGCTCCGCTAACGCTCCTGATTAAGTCATGCCACACAACTCGGGCATCAGGACGCAGAAGACCATGGCCCCTGCGCGACGGCACCACGTGCGTCGCCGGTTGAACGGAGTGACCACCATCATGGCAAGCAAGAAGGTCCTAGGCCTCACTGCCGCCACCGCGGCCCTGGTACTCGGACTCACCGCGTGTGGCAACGGCGGCGGAGAAGACGGCGGCGGCGACGGAGGCGGCGAGGAGTTCACCTACGGAATCCTCTACCCGCAGTCCGGCAACCTCGCCTTCCTCGGCCCGCCCCAGATCACCGCGGCCGAGTACGCGATCTCCGAGATCAACGACGCCGGCGGCATCCTCGGCACCGAGGTCCCCGACATCGTCGAGGGCGACGAGGCCGGGGACAACGCCCAGGCCAACCAGGCCGCCAACAACCTGGTGGCCGACGAGGTCAACGCCGTCATCGGCGCCGCCGCCTCCGGCATGACCCAGGCGACCTACGACACCATCACCGGTGCCAACATCGTCCAGTGCTCCGGCTCCAACACCTCGGCCGCCCTGAGCGACATCGACGACAACGGCTACTACTTCCGTACCGCGCCCAGCGACAGCCTCTCCGCCGTCGTCATGGCCCGCAAGATCGTCGAGGCCGGACACCAGAGCGTGGGCCTGGTCGCCCGCGGCGACGACTACGGCGCCGGCTACGCCGAGAACCTGCAGACCGAGCTCGAGGCCCTGGGCGCCGAGGTCGTGGCCAACGAGACCTACGACCCCGAGGCCACCACCTTCGACTCCGTCGTCGGCGGCATCACCAACGAAGAGCCCGACGCCGTCGCCCTGATCGCCTTCGAGGAGGGCGCGCAGGTCATCGCCCAGATGCTCGAAGGCGGCATCGAGGGCGAGCAGCTCTTCATCACCGACGGCCTCAACGACCCGGAGCTCGGCGCCACGGTCAACGAGAGCGACCCCGACGCCATCAACGGCGTCACCGGCGTCGCCCCGTCCGCCGACAACCCCGAGTTCTCCGAGGGCCTGTCCGAGTTCAACCCGGAGCTCGAGGTCACCCAGTTCGCCCCGCAGGTCTACGACTGCGTGACGAGCATCGCGCTGGCCGCCGAGGCCGCCGGCAGCGTCGAAGCCGCCGACTACGTGGCCGAGCTGCCCAACGTCACCCGCCCCGAGGGCACCGAGTGCACCACCTTCGCCGAGTGCCGTGACCTGCTCGCCGACGGCGAGGAGATCAACTACCAGGGCGTCAGCGGCAACATCGACTTCGACGACAACGGCGACCCGACCGCCGCCACCTTCGAGATCTTCGCCTTCGGAGACGACGGCCACGAGATCCTCGCCTACGAGGAGCACTCGCTGAACGACTAGCGAGACCCCGCCGGGCGGCACACGCCACCCGACCGGACACCCAGAGCGCCCCGGGACCACCGTCCCGGGGCGCTCTTCACGTACGGCGCCTCAGCGGCCGACCACACGGCCACCGGGACGACCGCGCGGCACGTCCCGGCCCACGACCCGCCCCACGTCCCGCACATGGTGGTGACCGTCATGGGCGTTGTTCAGAACCACGTCCCCGGCCCGCAGCGCCCCCCGCGCCGCGTGGCGCAGCACCACGCCCGCCCTCAACGCCGACACCGCCGACTCGCGCCAGTCCGCCACCGCCCGCTCCAACGACCACAGCGCCCCGGACAGGGACAGCCCCTCATAGCCACGCGCCCGCGCCAGCAGATCCGGGTCGTACCCGCCCACCTCCACCTCCCCCGACAACCACGCCCCCGCCAACCGCTCGGCCCAGATCCGCAGATGGTCACCCACGTGCCCGACATACGCCGCCGGCCCCCACGCCAACTCCGCACACCTCTCCCGCCCCGAACACCCCGCCAACACCTGCGCGAAGCGCACGGGCAACTCCTCCACCACGCGCACCGCCTCCCACGGATCCGACGACCACTCGAAACCACACTCCCCGCACGGGTCCCCGTACAGGTCCGCACCCCACGCCTCCACCGGCCCCGACACTCCGGCCACCTCCTCGTCCCACGACGAAGGGCGGGACCCGAAGGCCCCGCCCCTTGCACACCGCACCCGGATCAGCCCTTCGCGAGCGTCCCCAGGTACAGCTCGATCACGTTCGGGTCGTTCAACAGGTCCCGGCCCGTCCCCGTGTACGCGTTGCGACCCTGGTCCAACACATACCCGCGGTCACAGATCTGCAGGCACCGGCGGGCGTTCTGCTCCACCATCACCACCGACACACCCGTGGAGTTGACCTCCTTCACCCGCTGGAAGACCTCCTCCTGGTAGATCGGCGACAACCCCGCCGTCGGCTCGTCCAACAACAGCACCGACGGATCCATCATCAACGCACGGCCCATCGCCACCATCTGGCGCTCACCGCCCGACAACGACCCCGCCTTCGCCTTGCGGCGCTCACCCAGCAACGGGAACAGCCCCGCCACCACCGCGAACCGCTCGGCGAACATCTTCGGCCGCAGGAACGCCCCCATCTGGAGGTTCTCCTCGATCGTCAGCGACGGGAACACGTTCTGCGTCTGCGGCACGTACCCCACGCCCCGCTCCACCAGACTGTGCGCCGCCAGACCCGCGATCGAGGCCCCCCGCAGCGTCAGGTCGCCCTCACGCACCGGGATCAACCCGAAGATCGTCTTGATCAGCGTCGACTTGCCGGCACCGTTCGGACCGATGATCGCCACGACCTCGCCCTCGGTCAGCGTCAACGTGCACCCGTTGAGGATGTTCACCCCCGGCACGTAACCCGCGACCATGTCCCGGGCCAGCAGCAGGTAGTCGTCCGGACCACCCACCACCGCGGCCTCACCCGCGTGCTCCAGCACCTCCTCACGGTGGTGCTGCACGACGGCGACGTCCTCGACCCCGTCCGCCGGGCTCTCGGCCGCGTCCGGACGCAGGTCCCCGTTCTCACTCATCGGCACTCCCGACCTCGTCCACGTCCTGGGCACCCAGGTAGGCGTCGATCACCTGCTTGTTCGAGCGGATGTCCGACGGCGTGCCCTCCGCGATCACCTGCCCCTGCGCCAACACCACGATCCAGTCGCTGATCCCCATGATCACGTCCATGTCGTGCTCCACGAAGAGGACCGTCTTGCCCTCGTCGCGCAACGACGTGATGTGACCCAGCAGGGACTGCACCAACGCCGGGTTCACACCCGCCATCGGCTCGTCCAGCATGATCATCGCCGGATCCGTCATCAGAGCGCGCGCCATCTCCAACAGCTTGCGCTGACCACCGGACAGCGAACCCGCCATGTCCTCGCGCTTGTCGATCAGCTTGAAGCGCTCCAACAGCTCCAGCGCCCGCACCGTGTTCGCCCGCTCCTGGCGGCCCCACACGTTCCGCAGGAACGACCCGGCCATCCGCTCACCGAACTGGCCCTGCGCACCCAGCAGCATGTTGTCCAGCACCGACATCCGCGTCAGCGCCTTGGTCAGCTGGAACGTCCGCACCATCCCGGCCCGGGCCACCTTGTGCCCCGGCTTGCCGTTGATCTTCGAACCCTGGAACGTCCAGTCGCCCTGATCCACCCGGTCGAACCCGGTCAACAGGTTGAACAGCGTCGACTTGCCGGCACCGTTCGGACCGATCAACGCCGTGATCGTCCCCCGCTGCACCTCCAGCCGACGCACGTCCACGGCCGTCAGACCACCGAACGAACGACGCACACGGTCCGCGACCAGAATCGGATCCGACTTCACCGAACCCGGCTCGGGCACCGCGCCCGCCATCCGGTCCACCTCGACGCCCGCGGAGGAACCCATCTCGTCACTTGACATTGATCAACATCTCCTTGCGGTCGCCGATCAGGCCCTGCGGCCGGAAGACGATCAGCAGCACCAGCAACAGGCCCACGAAGGCCAACTGGATCGCACCGTAGTCCGGACCGTCCAGGAACGGCAGCCAACCCATCGAACCCATACCGCGCAGCACACCGTCGGTGAAGTTCATCAGGAACCAGAACGCCATCGCACCCAGCACCGGACCGAACACACGGCCGGCACCGCCCAGCAGCAGGATCACCCACAGGAAGAACGTCACCTGCGGCTTGAACTGGTCCGGCTGGATCGAGGCCTGGTACACCGCCAGCATGCAGCCGGCCAGCGCACCCACCAGTCCGCCCAGGACCAGGATCTGCATCTTGTACGCGAAGACGTTCTTGCCCAGGCTGCGCACAGCCTCCTCGTCCTCACGGATGCCCTTGATGACACGCCCCCACGGGCTGTGCATCAACATCCACACCAGGCCACACATCAGAGCCACCAGGCTCCACGTGACCACCAGCACCCACATGTGGTTGCCGTTGTAGGACAGAGCGCCCCAGCCGTACCGCTCACCCGCGTCGAACGGGTTGACCGCACGGAAGTCGTCCGACAGGTTCTGCAACCCGTACACGCCACCGGTCAACGGCTCGGCGAACCCCGCCCGGTACACCAGGCGGATCACCTCCGCCGCCGCGATCGTCGTGATCGCCAGATAGTCCGCCCTCAGGCGCAGCGTCGGGATGCCCAGGAGCAGCGCGAGCACGAACGCGCACGCCAACCCCACACCGAAGCCCACCAGCAGCGGCAGGTCGAACAGCGCCACACTGATGCCCACGCCGTAGGCGCCCACCAGCATGAAGCCCACCTGACCGAAGTTCAGCAGGCCCGTGTACCCGAAGTGCAGGTTCAGGCCGATCGCGGCCAGCGCGTAGATCGCCGCGATCGGACCGAACGCCGACCGTGTCGACTCCGCGAGGATAGAAACCACGTCCATCGTCTGCCTCCCCTAGCCGACCCGCTCGCGCCGACCGAGCAGGCCCTGCGGCCTGACCAGCAGCATCAGGATCATGAGTGCCAACGCCCACGCCTGCATCATCTGCGTCGGGAACCACAGGGTCGACAGCATCGCGACGAGACCCACCGCCAATCCGCCGACCATCGCACCGTAAGCCGTACCGAGACCGCCCAGAATCACCGCGGCGAACATCAGCAGCAGCAGACGGAAGCCCATCTCGTACTCCACGATCTGGTTCAGCCCGTAGAGCACACCGCCCAGCGACGCCAGACCGCCGCCCAGACCCCACACGTACAGGGTCACGCGGTCCACGTTGATACCGGACGACTCCGCGAGGTCGCGGTTGTCCGACACCGCGCGCATCGCCTTGCCGATCCGGGTGAACTGCAACAGGCAGGCCACCGCCACCAGCACCACGACCGCCACGGCCATGATCACCAGGTCGCGCGGAGGCATCGAGATCGGCCCGAAGCTGATCTCCTCCTGGATCTGGTACCCGGCGTAACGGCTGCGGCCCGCACCGAACAGCACCAGGATCAGGTGCCGCAGCACCAGCGCCACACCGATCGACACGATGAACATCTGGATCAGAGCCACGTTCCGGTGCCGCAGCGGACGCCACACGTACTGCTCCATGCCGGCGCCCAGCACCGCGCCCATCGCCACCGCGACCACGGCCGCGGCCCACAGCGGGACCTGCCAGCCCACGGAGTCGCCCAGCAGGCCCAACAGCGTCGCGAGCGCGATGCCCAGCATGACGGACGCCCACTGGGCGATCGCCAGCGGCATCCGCGCGATCCGGCCGTCGAGGAAGGCGCCCAGGAACACGGCACCCGCCAGCCCCAGGAAGATCGCCAGGAGGGAGTTGCCCAGACCCGCCGCGCCCGTGCTGAACAGCAGGGCGATCATCGCGCCGAACGTGACCATGTCACCGTGGGCGAAGTTGATCATCTTCGTCGTACCGAAGATCAGCGACAGCCCGATCGCCGAGATGGCGATGACCAGGCCGTAGAGCAGGCCGCTCGCGGTGAGCTGCGCGAACCGGTCACCGAACGACCCGGAGGTCGCCGGGGCCTCGATCGACTCGTCGTCGGCGGCGGCGGACCCGTCGTCCGCCGCGTCCGTCTCCTCCGAGGGAGAGGCCGTGCTGTCCGCGTCCTCGCTCGCTCCGGCTTCCTCCAACGCCAGGATGAGCGGGCGCTCGTCGCCCGCGGCGACCTCCACCTCGGACTCACCGTCCACGACGATGGAGCTCTCCCGAAGCGCGAACTCGCTGGGGATGGACTCCTGGTCCACAACGACACGGTAGGTGCCCGGTTCGGGCAGCTCCGCTTCCCAATTTCCATCAGGGCCGGTTTCGACCGCCGCGATCTCGTCCTCACCCGAGTAGATGGTGATCATGATGCCTTCGACACCCTGATCACGATCCTGCGGATCGAGGATCTGACCGTACAGCGACTCACCGCCCTGTTCGTCTGCCGTCGCTGCGGGCCCGGGGATCACGAGGATTGCCGTGATCAGGGCCAGCAGCACGGTCGCGAGGCGTGTGCGCACGCGCGCTCCTTGCGCATCTGAGGTCCGCGGTGCCGTATGCGCGCATTCGACACCGTTGTCCTTACTGGTCGGTGCGGTGAGTTTAGCCCGGTTTAGCCAGGTCATTCAGCATCCCTAAAGCCACGTGACCCAACCGTCACCCCATCGTTCGGAAACGAGACCAAAACGGGACCGGGACCCCGTTGACCCTGGACGGATGTCCTGTTTTCGACGCCACGGGGTAGCAGTCTGCACGTTTCCTCCGGCAAGCCCTGGACATGAGGAAGGGGCCGCATCCCTTCGGATGCGACCCCTTCACAGGTTTCGTGTCGCCGAACCGGCGCTCCGGCCTCAGTCCTGCTGGCCACCGAGGGTCTCGACCACGGTCTCGGCGACCTTGCGCATGGTCAGGCGCCGGTCCATGGAGTTCTTCTGGATCCACCTGAACGCCTCGGGCTCACTCATCCCGTGGCGGCTCTGCAGCAGACCCTTGGCCTGTTCGACCAGCTTGCGGGTCTCCAGGCGCTCCGTGAGACTGCTGACCTCCGACTCCAGCGCCGCCAGTTCGGCGTAGCGGGAGGTGGCCATCTCGATCGCCGGCACCAGGTCCGACTTGTTGAACGGCTTGACCAGGTAGGCCATGGCCCCGGCCTCACGCGCCCGCTCCACGAGCTCGCGCTGGGAGAAGGCGGTGAGGATCACGACCGGGGCGATGCGCTCCCCGGCGATCCGCTCGGCGGCCGACAGGCCGTCGAGCACCGGCATCTTGATGTCGGTGATCACCAGGTCCGGTTTGAGCTCCTGGGCAAGCCGGATGGCGGTCTCCCCGTCCCCGGCCTCGCCGACGACGGCGTAACCGTCCTCTTCCAGCATCTCCTTGAGGTCCAGGCGAATCAGGGCCTCGTCTTCCGCGATCACCACACGGCTCTGCGTCCTCGTCACGTACACGAGGTTACAGAGATCCGCTAGGATGCAGGACGTCGGGCCCGGCAATGCACGTCAATCGTGATGGCACTGTTGACGGAGCGTCGCCGGATCGACCAAAACGGACAAGTTGGAAACTTGACCCAAAGAGGCCCTGATACCCCAACGGCAGAGGGAATGGTCTCAAACACCATCAAGTGTGGGTTCGAATCCCACTCAGGGCACAATAGCCACCCCACGGGGTGGCTCTTCTGCTGTCCGGGGCCCTAGCTGTACTGACCACGGAGGTTGGTAACACGTGAGGCGGGAGGGCCGCCGAGCGCGGTGTGGAACCGGTGGTGATTGTAGTGATGCAACCACTGCGGGAAGGCCTCCCGTCGCTCGGCCTCTGAGGTGTAAGGGCGGGCGTAGGCCCATTCCTCGGCCAGGATCCGGTTGAAGCGCTCGACCTTGCCGTTGGTCTGGGGCCGGTAGGGCCGGGTGCGCTTGTGCTTGATGCCCTGGGCGGCGAGCGCGTCGCGCCAGGCGTGGGACTTGTAGCAGGCGCCGTTGTCGGTCAGGACCCGCTCCACGGTGATGCCCACCGAAGCGAAGTAGGCCCGGGCGCGTGCCCAGAACGCGACCGCGGTCTCCTTCCTCTCATCGGCCAGGATCTCGGAGTAGGCCAGGCGGGAGTGGTCGTCCACGGCGTTGTGGATGTAGGCGTAACCGGCCCCGGAGCGGTGTTTGCGGCCCTGGGGCCGTCCCAGCGCCCGGTGGCCTCCGCCGGCGGGGATGTTGCCGCTCTTCTTGACGTCCACGTGCACGAGCTCGCCGGGCCGGTCCCGTTCATAGCGGCGCACCACCCGGCTGGTGGCCCGGTCGGTGTGGGCCAGGCGGGGCATGCGGTAACGGGTCAGGATCCGGTGCACGGTCGAGGCGTGCATGCCCAGGTGGCCGCCGATGCGGGCCGGCCCCCACCGTTTGAGGACACGGAGTTTGATGACGCGGCGCTCCCGCCGGGTGGGGGTG from Nocardiopsis aegyptia harbors:
- a CDS encoding ANTAR domain-containing response regulator translates to MVIAEDEALIRLDLKEMLEEDGYAVVGEAGDGETAIRLAQELKPDLVITDIKMPVLDGLSAAERIAGERIAPVVILTAFSQRELVERAREAGAMAYLVKPFNKSDLVPAIEMATSRYAELAALESEVSSLTERLETRKLVEQAKGLLQSRHGMSEPEAFRWIQKNSMDRRLTMRKVAETVVETLGGQQD
- a CDS encoding ABC transporter ATP-binding protein encodes the protein MSSDEMGSSAGVEVDRMAGAVPEPGSVKSDPILVADRVRRSFGGLTAVDVRRLEVQRGTITALIGPNGAGKSTLFNLLTGFDRVDQGDWTFQGSKINGKPGHKVARAGMVRTFQLTKALTRMSVLDNMLLGAQGQFGERMAGSFLRNVWGRQERANTVRALELLERFKLIDKREDMAGSLSGGQRKLLEMARALMTDPAMIMLDEPMAGVNPALVQSLLGHITSLRDEGKTVLFVEHDMDVIMGISDWIVVLAQGQVIAEGTPSDIRSNKQVIDAYLGAQDVDEVGSADE
- a CDS encoding branched-chain amino acid ABC transporter permease; this encodes MRTRLATVLLALITAILVIPGPAATADEQGGESLYGQILDPQDRDQGVEGIMITIYSGEDEIAAVETGPDGNWEAELPEPGTYRVVVDQESIPSEFALRESSIVVDGESEVEVAAGDERPLILALEEAGASEDADSTASPSEETDAADDGSAAADDESIEAPATSGSFGDRFAQLTASGLLYGLVIAISAIGLSLIFGTTKMINFAHGDMVTFGAMIALLFSTGAAGLGNSLLAIFLGLAGAVFLGAFLDGRIARMPLAIAQWASVMLGIALATLLGLLGDSVGWQVPLWAAAVVAVAMGAVLGAGMEQYVWRPLRHRNVALIQMFIVSIGVALVLRHLILVLFGAGRSRYAGYQIQEEISFGPISMPPRDLVIMAVAVVVLVAVACLLQFTRIGKAMRAVSDNRDLAESSGINVDRVTLYVWGLGGGLASLGGVLYGLNQIVEYEMGFRLLLLMFAAVILGGLGTAYGAMVGGLAVGLVAMLSTLWFPTQMMQAWALALMILMLLVRPQGLLGRRERVG
- a CDS encoding branched-chain amino acid ABC transporter permease gives rise to the protein MDVVSILAESTRSAFGPIAAIYALAAIGLNLHFGYTGLLNFGQVGFMLVGAYGVGISVALFDLPLLVGFGVGLACAFVLALLLGIPTLRLRADYLAITTIAAAEVIRLVYRAGFAEPLTGGVYGLQNLSDDFRAVNPFDAGERYGWGALSYNGNHMWVLVVTWSLVALMCGLVWMLMHSPWGRVIKGIREDEEAVRSLGKNVFAYKMQILVLGGLVGALAGCMLAVYQASIQPDQFKPQVTFFLWVILLLGGAGRVFGPVLGAMAFWFLMNFTDGVLRGMGSMGWLPFLDGPDYGAIQLAFVGLLLVLLIVFRPQGLIGDRKEMLINVK
- a CDS encoding IS481 family transposase encodes the protein MPHTTHANARLAPAGRLALARCVVDDQWPLRRAAERFQVAVTTARKWAGRYRQHGEAGMHDRSSRPARSPRRTPTRRERRVIKLRVLKRWGPARIGGHLGMHASTVHRILTRYRMPRLAHTDRATSRVVRRYERDRPGELVHVDVKKSGNIPAGGGHRALGRPQGRKHRSGAGYAYIHNAVDDHSRLAYSEILADERKETAVAFWARARAYFASVGITVERVLTDNGACYKSHAWRDALAAQGIKHKRTRPYRPQTNGKVERFNRILAEEWAYARPYTSEAERREAFPQWLHHYNHHRFHTALGGPPASRVTNLRGQYS